In the Sus scrofa isolate TJ Tabasco breed Duroc chromosome 6, Sscrofa11.1, whole genome shotgun sequence genome, one interval contains:
- the RDH13 gene encoding retinol dehydrogenase 13, whose product MNRYILPLSVLGTAVGGAVLLKDFVAGGACPSKATIPGKTVIVTGANTGIGKQTALELAKRGGNIILACRDLEKCEAAAKDIRGETLNHRVSARHLDLASLTSVREFAAKINEEEEHLHVLINNAAVMRCPHWTTEDGFEMQLGVNYLGHFLLTNLLLDKLKASAPSRIINLSSLAHVAGHIDFDDLNWEKRKYDTKAAYCQSKLALVLFSMELSRRLQGTGVTVNALHPGVARTELGRHTGMHNSAFSSFTLGPIFWLLVKSPQLAAQPSTYLAVAEELESVSGKYFDGFREKAPAPEAEDEEVAQRLWAESARLVGLELSSGASERGQPLPK is encoded by the exons GGACTTTGTTGCTGGAGGGGCTTGTCCCAGCAAGGCCACCATTCCCGGGAAGACTGTCATTGTGACAGGTGCCAACACGGGCATCGGGAAGCAGACGGCCCTGGAGCTGGCCAAGAGAG GAGGCAACATCATTCTGGCCTGCCGAGACCTGGAGAAGTGTGAGGCGGCGGCCAAGGACATTCGCGGGGAAACCCTGAATCACCGCGTCAGCGCCCGGCACCTGGACTTGGCCTCCCTGACGTCCGTCCGAGAGTTTGCAGCCAAGATCAACGAAG AGGAGGAGCACCTGCACGTCCTGATCAACAACGCTGCCGTGATGCGGTGCCCCCACTGGACCACGGAGGATGGCTTTGAGATGCAGCTTGGCGTTAACTACCTGG GTCACTTTCTTTTGACCAACTTGCTGCTGGACAAGCTGAAAGCCTCTGCCCCCTCTCGAATCATCAACCTCTCGTCCTTGGCCCACGTTGCTGGGCACATCGACTTTGACGACCTGAACTGGGAAAAGAGGAAGTACGACACAAAGGCAGCCTACTGCCAGAGTAAGCTGGCGCTGGTCCTCTTCTCCATGGAACTGAGCCGGCGGCTGCAAG GCACGGGCGTCACGGTCAATGCCCTGCACCCTGGCGTGGCCAGGACCGAGCTGGGCAGACACACGGGCATGCACAATTCTGCCTTCTCCAGCTTCACGCTCG GGCCCATCTTCTGGCTGCTGGTCAAGAGCCCCCAGctggcagcccagcccagcacgtACCTGGCCGTGGCCGAGGAGCTGGAGAGCGTCTCCGGCAAGTACTTTGATGGATTCAGAGAGAAGGCTCCGGCCCCCGAAGCTGAGGATGAGGAGGTAGCCCAGAGGCTTTGGGCTGAAAGTGCCCGCCTGGTGGGCTTGGAACTGTCCTCTGGAGCCTCCGAAAGGGGACAGCCCCTCCCCAAGTAA
- the LOC110261048 gene encoding uncharacterized protein LOC110261048 isoform X5, whose product MVCAAPALPGSPPTSCCAFLHDVEVPPSPLMSRRSGGLPEYLPEIYLNPPENGYLPIVIGTSAISVLPLFLLFLLLCHCWCRAKHRATDDETKSQVQYDSSGPGLNFAEDNQSKRSGVSVDIASEGDRQMDMEALPEEDPQDVISVQQH is encoded by the exons ATGGTCTGTGCGGCTCCAGCGCTGCCTGGTTCTCCTCCgaccagctgctgtgcttttctccacgACGTTGAGGTCCCTCCGTCTCCGCTGATGTCCCGTCGGTCAGGTGGCCTCCCAGAAT ATCTACCTGAAATCTACCTAAATCCTCCTGAAAATGGATATCTTCCCATTGTGATTGGGACCTCAGCCATCAGtgttctccctctcttcctcctcttcctcctcctctgccattGCTGGTGTCGAGCCAAACACA GGGCCACGGATGATGAGACCAAGAGCCAAGTGCAGTATGACAG CTCCGGCCCAGGCTTGAACTTTGCAGAAGACAATCAATCTAAGAGGA gTGGTGTCTCAGTGGATATCGCCTCTGAGggggacagacagatggacatgGAG GCCCTCCCAGAGGAAGACCCACAGGACGTGATCTCTGTTCAGCAACACTGA
- the LOC110261048 gene encoding uncharacterized protein LOC110261048 isoform X1, protein MVCAAPALPGSPPTSCCAFLHDVEVPPSPLMSRRSGGLPELFCWDQRIWAQTDLYPSLESFLVSSPFPSSRMSQEEDAQVLQKCSKVTQLRSAFTMWRTGDIDLPEIYLNPPENGYLPIVIGTSAISVLPLFLLFLLLCHCWCRAKHRATDDETKSQVQYDSSGPGLNFAEDNQSKRSGVSVDIASEGDRQMDMEALPEEDPQDVISVQQH, encoded by the exons ATGGTCTGTGCGGCTCCAGCGCTGCCTGGTTCTCCTCCgaccagctgctgtgcttttctccacgACGTTGAGGTCCCTCCGTCTCCGCTGATGTCCCGTCGGTCAGGTGGCCTCCCAGAAT TGTTTTGCTGGGACCAAAGGATTTGGGCACAGACTG ACCTCTACCCTTCTCTGGAAAGCTTCCTGGTCTCCAGCCCTTTCCCGTCATCACGGATGAGTCAAGAGGAAGATGCTCAGGTTTTACAAAAATGCAGCAAGGTGACTCAGCTGAGGTCGGCATTCACCATGTGGAGAACTGGGGACATTG ATCTACCTGAAATCTACCTAAATCCTCCTGAAAATGGATATCTTCCCATTGTGATTGGGACCTCAGCCATCAGtgttctccctctcttcctcctcttcctcctcctctgccattGCTGGTGTCGAGCCAAACACA GGGCCACGGATGATGAGACCAAGAGCCAAGTGCAGTATGACAG CTCCGGCCCAGGCTTGAACTTTGCAGAAGACAATCAATCTAAGAGGA gTGGTGTCTCAGTGGATATCGCCTCTGAGggggacagacagatggacatgGAG GCCCTCCCAGAGGAAGACCCACAGGACGTGATCTCTGTTCAGCAACACTGA
- the LOC110261048 gene encoding uncharacterized protein LOC110261048 isoform X6 has translation MPPRVIFLLGLVFCWDQRIWAQTDLPEIYLNPPENGYLPIVIGTSAISVLPLFLLFLLLCHCWCRAKHRATDDETKSQVQYDSSGPGLNFAEDNQSKRSGVSVDIASEGDRQMDMEALPEEDPQDVISVQQH, from the exons ATGCCCCCAAGGGTCATTTTTCTGCTCGGACTTG TGTTTTGCTGGGACCAAAGGATTTGGGCACAGACTG ATCTACCTGAAATCTACCTAAATCCTCCTGAAAATGGATATCTTCCCATTGTGATTGGGACCTCAGCCATCAGtgttctccctctcttcctcctcttcctcctcctctgccattGCTGGTGTCGAGCCAAACACA GGGCCACGGATGATGAGACCAAGAGCCAAGTGCAGTATGACAG CTCCGGCCCAGGCTTGAACTTTGCAGAAGACAATCAATCTAAGAGGA gTGGTGTCTCAGTGGATATCGCCTCTGAGggggacagacagatggacatgGAG GCCCTCCCAGAGGAAGACCCACAGGACGTGATCTCTGTTCAGCAACACTGA
- the LOC110261048 gene encoding uncharacterized protein LOC110261048 isoform X4, translating into MVCAAPALPGSPPTSCCAFLHDVEVPPSPLMSRRSGGLPELFCWDQRIWAQTDLPEIYLNPPENGYLPIVIGTSAISVLPLFLLFLLLCHCWCRAKHRATDDETKSQVQYDSSGPGLNFAEDNQSKRSGVSVDIASEGDRQMDMEALPEEDPQDVISVQQH; encoded by the exons ATGGTCTGTGCGGCTCCAGCGCTGCCTGGTTCTCCTCCgaccagctgctgtgcttttctccacgACGTTGAGGTCCCTCCGTCTCCGCTGATGTCCCGTCGGTCAGGTGGCCTCCCAGAAT TGTTTTGCTGGGACCAAAGGATTTGGGCACAGACTG ATCTACCTGAAATCTACCTAAATCCTCCTGAAAATGGATATCTTCCCATTGTGATTGGGACCTCAGCCATCAGtgttctccctctcttcctcctcttcctcctcctctgccattGCTGGTGTCGAGCCAAACACA GGGCCACGGATGATGAGACCAAGAGCCAAGTGCAGTATGACAG CTCCGGCCCAGGCTTGAACTTTGCAGAAGACAATCAATCTAAGAGGA gTGGTGTCTCAGTGGATATCGCCTCTGAGggggacagacagatggacatgGAG GCCCTCCCAGAGGAAGACCCACAGGACGTGATCTCTGTTCAGCAACACTGA
- the LOC110261048 gene encoding uncharacterized protein LOC110261048 isoform X3, which translates to MPPRVIFLLGLVFCWDQRIWAQTDLYPSLESFLVSSPFPSSRMSQEEDAQVLQKCSKVTQLRSAFTMWRTGDIDLPEIYLNPPENGYLPIVIGTSAISVLPLFLLFLLLCHCWCRAKHRATDDETKSQVQYDSSGPGLNFAEDNQSKRSGVSVDIASEGDRQMDMEALPEEDPQDVISVQQH; encoded by the exons ATGCCCCCAAGGGTCATTTTTCTGCTCGGACTTG TGTTTTGCTGGGACCAAAGGATTTGGGCACAGACTG ACCTCTACCCTTCTCTGGAAAGCTTCCTGGTCTCCAGCCCTTTCCCGTCATCACGGATGAGTCAAGAGGAAGATGCTCAGGTTTTACAAAAATGCAGCAAGGTGACTCAGCTGAGGTCGGCATTCACCATGTGGAGAACTGGGGACATTG ATCTACCTGAAATCTACCTAAATCCTCCTGAAAATGGATATCTTCCCATTGTGATTGGGACCTCAGCCATCAGtgttctccctctcttcctcctcttcctcctcctctgccattGCTGGTGTCGAGCCAAACACA GGGCCACGGATGATGAGACCAAGAGCCAAGTGCAGTATGACAG CTCCGGCCCAGGCTTGAACTTTGCAGAAGACAATCAATCTAAGAGGA gTGGTGTCTCAGTGGATATCGCCTCTGAGggggacagacagatggacatgGAG GCCCTCCCAGAGGAAGACCCACAGGACGTGATCTCTGTTCAGCAACACTGA
- the LOC110261048 gene encoding uncharacterized protein LOC110261048 isoform X2: protein MVCAAPALPGSPPTSCCAFLHDVEVPPSPLMSRRSGGLPELFCWDQRIWAQTDLYPSLESFLVSSPFPSSRMSQEEDAQVLQKCSKVTQLRSAFTMWRTGDIDLPEIYLNPPENGYLPIVIGTSAISVLPLFLLFLLLCHCWCRAKHRATDDETKSQVQYDSSGPGLNFAEDNQSKRSEKEGQPGWCLSGYRL, encoded by the exons ATGGTCTGTGCGGCTCCAGCGCTGCCTGGTTCTCCTCCgaccagctgctgtgcttttctccacgACGTTGAGGTCCCTCCGTCTCCGCTGATGTCCCGTCGGTCAGGTGGCCTCCCAGAAT TGTTTTGCTGGGACCAAAGGATTTGGGCACAGACTG ACCTCTACCCTTCTCTGGAAAGCTTCCTGGTCTCCAGCCCTTTCCCGTCATCACGGATGAGTCAAGAGGAAGATGCTCAGGTTTTACAAAAATGCAGCAAGGTGACTCAGCTGAGGTCGGCATTCACCATGTGGAGAACTGGGGACATTG ATCTACCTGAAATCTACCTAAATCCTCCTGAAAATGGATATCTTCCCATTGTGATTGGGACCTCAGCCATCAGtgttctccctctcttcctcctcttcctcctcctctgccattGCTGGTGTCGAGCCAAACACA GGGCCACGGATGATGAGACCAAGAGCCAAGTGCAGTATGACAG CTCCGGCCCAGGCTTGAACTTTGCAGAAGACAATCAATCTAAGAGGAGTGAGAAGGAGGGGCAACCGGG gTGGTGTCTCAGTGGATATCGCCTCTGA